The nucleotide sequence caaaaatgtccaACGGTGCCGACTGCCGAATATACATAAGGCCCATATCAAAAGGCTTTCTAAGTAATTTTTCTGAAGCCCATCTAACTTTTGGGGATCAAACGTGCACGAGCGTGCGTGAACACGAACACACACGTACGTACGAGTATGATTTACAAAATGGAAACGTGTTTTTGGATACGTTTGATAGTTAGGTGAGTGTTGCTGACAAGTGACAACAAGTCAACCACCATTCGTCGAATATAATGGAGTATTAAGTCCACCTGaacgttaatttttttttaactttttcttaccATATCTCTCTTTTTGGTTCCTGAATCTAAATGCAATTGGGCTCTCTAGTATTTATATACCACATGATTAACAACgggtgttttttctttttttttccctctcttAAACGAGTTGTTATCTTGCTTCATATATTAATTCATAACAGTGACAATACACAATtggaatcagtttttttttctttataatccTTTTGCCGACCGTGAGAACTCAGCAAATTGGAAAAAAGGAATAACCTAAAACCTAGTCTTATGATCTTATCCAAATAATAGGCATACGGTGGGTCAGGGCCCAATTATGTATCCGTGTAACGTTTTTTGATATTTCAGATATCGAATATAATTGGTTGTTTCATcgtagtctttttttttttgtcaactcttcgatagtcttcttttttttctctctatcaGATATAGTGCTACTGCTAGTTATTTGAATTTTTCcttaaaatttagaaagtaGGAAAAAGTTCGGGATGTAATTTTGGGTGGCTACTAAAATCTTCAATTTGTATTCTACAAAAGAGGGAAAGTAACACAAAATACATTTCATTATTAGGTTTAAACTTCAGTTCAGAAGATTATACTTATTAGCATCATTTGGTAGGAAAGTATATGGCCATGCTTCCTTCATATGCCAACAACATGCTGTTGTCTTCCATCTCATATGTTTATCCTCGCAAACCTTTTgcaaaaacattgctttttgAGTCTATAcattttaacccaaaaatatCTATTTGAGTCCATTGCAATTTACATTCTTACCAAAAAGAACATGTAGCGTACTAGTTTATGCTAACGTCGTTGTCCTGTCAATGTGTCACCATCTGATTACACATTATACACGATGCCAGGAAAAATATacacatcatatatatacatatatacttgtGCAACAAAATCTCGAGGGCGTTGACTTTGGTTGGACCCATGAAGTTCGAGGCACGCATATAGTGTCCACTCCACTTGGTCCGACCAAGACAAAGACATATCATGTATTGGCTATGGCCTAACCACTTCACTTTCAAAACCCATCACATGTTCCATCAATTGGTTATGATCTAAAAGTCTAACCAATAATATCAATCAATAAACCCTTTTAAGTACCAGAACATTATTTTGTAGTCGTGTTTATTTTGCTAAACCTAATATAATATGTTCTTACTTGTGTTAacacaaaaatttgttttcgcTTTCCATCATAACATGCGTAGATAAGAGAACTGTGTTTGAGGCTCCATTTCATTTTCACCTACCACGTCATCAtcttaaataaaactattaagatagaaattttgaatttttatttttatgctaaaaaattgatacaaaatttttattaaagaacatgaagtaatcaaaataaattttatcttaattactaaaatttaaattattaatacttATATTGGATTATGTATTGATACTCGAATCCATAATTGTTGGTATCTACTTCACTAAATCTCGAAACCAAAATTTCGTGGGATGTCCTGAAATTTGAAAACGCTTGGAAcggattattaatttaattgtaCCTCGCAAGATTTTGTACACCCCAGTCATTTTTATCACATTaaactgtgtgtgtgtgtgaggttttttttgttttcttttgtaaaagaaaacacCTTTTGTGCTTTTGgttttaattaacaaaacaaaaaagaggcaCCATGAGATTCCACTAACTCATGTGTATATAAACATTAGAGAATCAGTCAATTCACTTCAGCATCCACACACTTTTGAATGCTCAATCACAGTTCTTCATAGTTAAATTACTTCCTCACAACGTCAAAaatcgagaagaagatgaaagagagagattcagaGAGTTTTGAATCTCTCTCACATCAAGTTCTCCCAAAAACTTCAAATGGTGAATCTCTCTCACATCAAGTTCTCCCAAACACTTCAAATGGTGAATCTCTCTCACATCAAGTTCTCCCAAACACTTCAAATGGTACACACATGATCCAGATGGCCATGGCCAACTCAGGTTCATCTGCAGCCGCACAAGCCGGTCATCAAGACCAACCTGACCGGTCAAAGTGGCTGCTTGACTGTCCTGAACCACCCAGCCCGTGGCATGAGGTCAAGAGCTATGTCAAAGGCTCTTTCCTAACCAAACTCAAAAGATTCAAGTCACTTCAAAAGCAGCCTCTCCCAAAACGAACACTCTCTATCCTCCAAGCCGTTTTCCCAATCTTCGGTTGGTGTAGAAACTATAAACTCACCATGTTCAAGAACGATCTCATGGCTGGTTTAACCCTCGCTAGCCTCTGCATTCCTCAGGTACACAAACTTAAAATAATATCTTGGTCTATTTATATTCCTTTTCCTTAGCTTCAagaattctaaaattttcttcataaaaaaaaaaaaaaaactaaaactcattACTTTGTGTGCAGAGCATTGGTTATGCAACTCTTGCAAAGCTTGATCCTCAATATGGGCTATGTAAGTTTGTATTACAtattaaaatcttatgaaatttttgttctttaaataaAAACCACATTGAACGTTACATTAATTAACAGATACGAGTGTGGTACCACCATTGATATATGCAATGATGGGGACATCAAGAGAGATAGCTATCGGACCAGTGGCTGTAGTATCCCTCCTTATATCCTCAATGTTGCAAAAACTCATAGATCCAGAAATAGATCCCTTGGGATACAAGAAACTAGTCATAACCACAACCTTCTTCGCCGGGATCTTCCAAGCTTCTTTCGGGTTATtcagattagggtttctggtTGATTTTCTGTCGCACGCAGCCATAGTAGGGTTCATGGGAGGTGCAGCTATTGTGATCGGACTCCAACAGCTCAAAGGTTTGCTTGGTATCACTAACTTCACCACCAACACCGACATTGTCTCTGTTCTTCGAGCTGTCTGGCGATCTTGTCAACAACAATGGAGCCCTCACACTTTCATCCTCGGGTGTTCCTTCCTCAGTTTTATCCTTATCACTCGCTTCATCGTAAGTGGTTCTTTTCGTTGATTCGTCTACCACTATATAATTATAACGTTCTTTAAACCAATAAGCACTgacatatataatgtattaggATAGTATATTGTTTCAAACGCAAATTCAAACGTGTTAAACGTGTATACTTTTATCTTAGAAACATCAAATTTTTCTAGAGAAAGTGTTAGATAATGAACTGAAATTAATTAGCAATGAAATATATGTACGTCTATTAggggaagaagaacaagaagttatTTTGGCTACCGGCAACAGCTCCGTTGATCGCCGTGGTGGTGTCAACATTAATGGTGTTTCTAACTAAAGCGGACGAGCATGGCGTGAAGACGGTGAAGCACATTAAAGGAGGTCTTAATCCAATCTCCATTCACGATCTCGACTTTAATACTCCTCATCTCGGACAAATCGCTAAAATCGGTTTAATCATTGCCATTATTGCTTTAACCGTAAGTAGTTAGGTAGCATtaaccaattttt is from Camelina sativa cultivar DH55 chromosome 20, Cs, whole genome shotgun sequence and encodes:
- the LOC104769217 gene encoding sulfate transporter 2.1 isoform X1, with translation MKERDSESFESLSHQVLPKTSNGESLSHQVLPNTSNGESLSHQVLPNTSNGTHMIQMAMANSGSSAAAQAGHQDQPDRSKWLLDCPEPPSPWHEVKSYVKGSFLTKLKRFKSLQKQPLPKRTLSILQAVFPIFGWCRNYKLTMFKNDLMAGLTLASLCIPQSIGYATLAKLDPQYGLYTSVVPPLIYAMMGTSREIAIGPVAVVSLLISSMLQKLIDPEIDPLGYKKLVITTTFFAGIFQASFGLFRLGFLVDFLSHAAIVGFMGGAAIVIGLQQLKGLLGITNFTTNTDIVSVLRAVWRSCQQQWSPHTFILGCSFLSFILITRFIGKKNKKLFWLPATAPLIAVVVSTLMVFLTKADEHGVKTVKHIKGGLNPISIHDLDFNTPHLGQIAKIGLIIAIIALTEAIAVGRSFAGIKGYRLDGNKEMMAIGFSNVIGSFTSCYAATGSFSRTAVNFAAGCETAMSNIVMSVTVFVALECLTRLLYYTPIAILASIILSALPGLIDINEAIHIWKVDKFDFLALIGAFIGVLFASVEIGLLVAVVISFAKIILISVRPGIETLRRMPGTDIFADTNQYPMTVKTPGVLIFRVKSALLCFANASSIEERIMGCVNEEEEEENIKSNAKRKILFVVLDMSNLINVDTSGITALAELHNNLTQAGVELVLVNPKWEVIHKLNQAGFVSKIGGKVYMTIEEAIDACFGLKV
- the LOC104769217 gene encoding sulfate transporter 2.1 isoform X3, which produces MKERDSESFESLSHQVLPNTSNGESLSHQVLPNTSNGTHMIQMAMANSGSSAAAQAGHQDQPDRSKWLLDCPEPPSPWHEVKSYVKGSFLTKLKRFKSLQKQPLPKRTLSILQAVFPIFGWCRNYKLTMFKNDLMAGLTLASLCIPQSIGYATLAKLDPQYGLYTSVVPPLIYAMMGTSREIAIGPVAVVSLLISSMLQKLIDPEIDPLGYKKLVITTTFFAGIFQASFGLFRLGFLVDFLSHAAIVGFMGGAAIVIGLQQLKGLLGITNFTTNTDIVSVLRAVWRSCQQQWSPHTFILGCSFLSFILITRFIGKKNKKLFWLPATAPLIAVVVSTLMVFLTKADEHGVKTVKHIKGGLNPISIHDLDFNTPHLGQIAKIGLIIAIIALTEAIAVGRSFAGIKGYRLDGNKEMMAIGFSNVIGSFTSCYAATGSFSRTAVNFAAGCETAMSNIVMSVTVFVALECLTRLLYYTPIAILASIILSALPGLIDINEAIHIWKVDKFDFLALIGAFIGVLFASVEIGLLVAVVISFAKIILISVRPGIETLRRMPGTDIFADTNQYPMTVKTPGVLIFRVKSALLCFANASSIEERIMGCVNEEEEEENIKSNAKRKILFVVLDMSNLINVDTSGITALAELHNNLTQAGVELVLVNPKWEVIHKLNQAGFVSKIGGKVYMTIEEAIDACFGLKV
- the LOC104769217 gene encoding sulfate transporter 2.1 isoform X2, which codes for MKERDSESFESLSHQVLPKTSNGESLSHQVLPNTSNGTHMIQMAMANSGSSAAAQAGHQDQPDRSKWLLDCPEPPSPWHEVKSYVKGSFLTKLKRFKSLQKQPLPKRTLSILQAVFPIFGWCRNYKLTMFKNDLMAGLTLASLCIPQSIGYATLAKLDPQYGLYTSVVPPLIYAMMGTSREIAIGPVAVVSLLISSMLQKLIDPEIDPLGYKKLVITTTFFAGIFQASFGLFRLGFLVDFLSHAAIVGFMGGAAIVIGLQQLKGLLGITNFTTNTDIVSVLRAVWRSCQQQWSPHTFILGCSFLSFILITRFIGKKNKKLFWLPATAPLIAVVVSTLMVFLTKADEHGVKTVKHIKGGLNPISIHDLDFNTPHLGQIAKIGLIIAIIALTEAIAVGRSFAGIKGYRLDGNKEMMAIGFSNVIGSFTSCYAATGSFSRTAVNFAAGCETAMSNIVMSVTVFVALECLTRLLYYTPIAILASIILSALPGLIDINEAIHIWKVDKFDFLALIGAFIGVLFASVEIGLLVAVVISFAKIILISVRPGIETLRRMPGTDIFADTNQYPMTVKTPGVLIFRVKSALLCFANASSIEERIMGCVNEEEEEENIKSNAKRKILFVVLDMSNLINVDTSGITALAELHNNLTQAGVELVLVNPKWEVIHKLNQAGFVSKIGGKVYMTIEEAIDACFGLKV